One genomic window of Caldivirga maquilingensis IC-167 includes the following:
- the lysA gene encoding diaminopimelate decarboxylase, which yields MDPCMISRGVSLVDLADKYDTPLIVYDLNLIEGNYRSIKDSLNAKVLYSIKANPNLAILAFLRRLGSGADAASPGEVFLALKAGFKPSEVLYTGAYLSNNDIKYGIDSRVVLNFDSVRAFERAMALGYRPRLVFFRIDLGYGEGFTPGVTLAGEESKFGMFLNDAIKAYRLAKSNGVKEFGIHAMMGSNVLNPDYFLKIAELLKEQAKVIEGEVGIKISYFDMGGGFGIPYKPGEKPLDLNRLSALRGFFPGELWVEPGRFIVGNAGYLLTRVTEVKKKGNRTYIGVDVGMNVLIRPMLYNAYHHIITCNEGEGSEIVDVVGPICENTDKLAINRELPRVKEGDLLVILNAGAYVYSMSSNYNGRLRPAEVVVYNNEHAVSRFRETLDSLTMLQVIPSFIQQ from the coding sequence ATGGATCCCTGCATGATTAGTAGGGGTGTAAGCCTCGTTGACTTAGCGGATAAGTACGATACCCCATTAATAGTCTATGACCTTAACTTAATTGAGGGAAACTACAGGTCCATTAAGGATTCCCTCAACGCTAAGGTCCTCTACTCCATTAAGGCTAACCCAAATCTAGCCATACTTGCATTCCTCAGGAGGCTTGGTTCAGGGGCTGATGCAGCATCACCAGGTGAAGTATTTTTAGCGCTTAAGGCTGGTTTTAAGCCAAGTGAAGTACTCTACACTGGTGCATACTTATCGAACAATGATATTAAGTACGGTATAGACTCAAGGGTGGTACTTAACTTCGACTCGGTGAGGGCTTTTGAGAGGGCTATGGCTTTAGGCTATAGGCCTAGGTTAGTTTTCTTTAGGATTGACTTAGGCTATGGGGAAGGCTTCACACCCGGTGTCACATTGGCTGGTGAGGAGAGTAAATTCGGCATGTTCCTTAATGACGCCATTAAGGCCTATAGGCTAGCTAAGTCAAATGGCGTTAAGGAATTCGGCATACACGCAATGATGGGTAGTAATGTGCTTAACCCAGACTACTTCCTTAAGATAGCTGAATTACTTAAGGAGCAGGCCAAGGTAATAGAGGGGGAGGTTGGCATTAAGATAAGTTACTTCGACATGGGCGGCGGCTTCGGTATACCTTATAAGCCTGGTGAGAAGCCCCTTGACCTTAATAGGTTAAGTGCACTTAGGGGCTTCTTCCCCGGTGAACTATGGGTTGAGCCTGGTAGGTTCATTGTGGGTAACGCCGGTTACTTATTAACAAGGGTTACTGAAGTTAAGAAGAAGGGGAATCGGACGTATATTGGTGTTGACGTAGGCATGAATGTTTTAATTAGGCCAATGCTCTACAATGCATACCACCACATAATTACATGCAATGAGGGTGAGGGCAGTGAGATTGTTGATGTGGTTGGGCCAATATGCGAGAACACTGATAAACTAGCCATTAATAGGGAGTTACCTAGGGTTAAGGAGGGGGACTTACTGGTGATACTTAATGCTGGAGCCTACGTGTACTCAATGAGCAGTAACTACAATGGTAGGTTAAGGCCGGCGGAAGTAGTGGTCTATAATAATGAACACGCAGTGAGCAGGTTTAGGGAGACCTTGGATTCATTAACCATGCTTCAAGTCATCCCAAGCTTCATTCAGCAGTAG
- the dcd gene encoding dCTP deaminase, with product MILARGEILKLIKDGSLGIEPFTEDVVRENGLDLRVGNEYAIYAFENQVIDPCELESTRHLFSIVEAKDGRIIIPPRSFALLTTMEYVKFPRDVIGFCNLRSTLARYGLGVPPTIIDTGFEGNITIEVINNSGNYVVLRPGMRFLHVVLAKTIGEAKYQGKYLGQRGVTPPKGLKGECS from the coding sequence ATGATACTTGCCAGGGGAGAGATACTTAAGCTTATTAAGGATGGTTCCTTAGGTATTGAACCCTTCACTGAGGATGTTGTTAGGGAGAATGGCCTCGACTTAAGGGTTGGTAACGAGTACGCAATATACGCCTTCGAGAACCAGGTAATTGATCCATGTGAGCTTGAATCCACTAGGCACTTATTCAGTATTGTGGAGGCTAAGGACGGTAGAATAATAATACCACCCAGGAGTTTCGCCTTACTGACAACTATGGAGTACGTTAAATTCCCAAGGGATGTAATAGGCTTCTGCAACCTACGCTCAACCCTAGCCAGATACGGCCTAGGGGTACCACCCACAATAATAGATACTGGGTTTGAGGGTAACATAACCATTGAGGTCATTAACAATAGTGGAAACTATGTGGTTCTTAGACCAGGTATGAGGTTCCTCCACGTGGTTCTCGCTAAAACCATAGGTGAAGCCAAGTACCAGGGCAAGTACCTTGGGCAAAGAGGCGTAACACCACCTAAGGGGCTTAAGGGTGAATGCAGTTAA
- the cyoE gene encoding heme o synthase, whose protein sequence is MNEYLKLMKPHVIWLLVLSALVGYIAAAGPLVNPIKLIELTVVGFLSTGGSAAFNMYYERDIDSLMVRTMKRPIPSGKVTPLNALTFSIAVSLSGFTLSYLWLGSWVTLMIALGWFFYAVLYTIMLKRRTWLNIVIGGFAGNAALLSGWIMAKPIDLESILLSMVIYVWIPAHIWSLAYYARDDYKRVNVPMLPTMVNEKASVRIISILNLVSIIYMLVLYQLYMAKLIGYILVIPATLAGIIVTIKALIKPSNESFRTMFKATSPILLLFLLAVIISRI, encoded by the coding sequence ATTAACGAGTACCTGAAGCTAATGAAACCCCACGTAATATGGCTACTGGTGCTCTCGGCATTAGTTGGTTACATTGCTGCTGCAGGCCCATTGGTGAACCCCATTAAGTTAATTGAATTAACTGTGGTGGGTTTCCTATCCACGGGTGGTTCAGCAGCCTTCAACATGTATTATGAGAGAGATATCGATAGCCTAATGGTTAGGACAATGAAGCGTCCAATACCCAGTGGTAAAGTGACTCCATTAAACGCCTTAACGTTCTCAATAGCCGTAAGCCTCAGCGGCTTTACCTTATCTTACCTTTGGCTTGGATCATGGGTAACCTTAATGATTGCACTAGGTTGGTTCTTCTACGCAGTTCTATACACCATAATGCTTAAGAGGAGGACATGGTTAAACATAGTGATCGGCGGCTTCGCGGGGAATGCCGCATTACTCTCAGGGTGGATTATGGCTAAGCCCATTGACCTGGAGTCTATATTACTATCAATGGTGATATATGTTTGGATCCCAGCCCATATTTGGTCACTAGCCTACTACGCTAGGGATGATTACAAGAGGGTTAACGTACCCATGCTACCCACCATGGTTAATGAGAAGGCAAGCGTAAGAATAATATCCATACTTAACCTAGTATCTATAATATACATGCTGGTGCTTTACCAATTATACATGGCTAAGTTAATAGGCTATATCCTAGTTATACCGGCTACACTTGCAGGAATCATAGTAACCATTAAGGCCCTTATTAAGCCGAGTAATGAATCCTTCAGGACAATGTTCAAGGCCACGAGCCCAATCCTACTACTATTCCTACTAGCCGTAATAATATCAAGGATTTGA
- a CDS encoding class I SAM-dependent methyltransferase, protein MGIGQDYGYFEQFDENVAKFYKYFDFIFYWAYRRVFKLLRETVKSPARVLEIGPGTGRLANMVSGLGYHVVGVDVSLPMVKQARRFWRPDFINGGSWRLPLRGGSFDAAVAVFTMHHWGNNELSVVGLRDSLKPDGVFIVAEVDGDRISAHGHSCTVKCINNTLSPYFTLNIKKSFPLVLAVAKRR, encoded by the coding sequence ATGGGGATTGGTCAGGATTACGGTTACTTTGAGCAGTTCGACGAGAATGTGGCTAAGTTCTACAAGTACTTTGATTTCATCTTCTATTGGGCATATAGGAGGGTGTTTAAGTTACTTAGGGAGACTGTTAAGAGTCCGGCTAGGGTGCTTGAGATTGGTCCTGGTACAGGTAGGTTAGCCAACATGGTTAGTGGCCTAGGTTACCATGTTGTGGGTGTTGATGTGAGCTTACCTATGGTTAAGCAGGCTAGGAGGTTTTGGAGACCAGACTTCATTAATGGAGGTAGCTGGAGGTTACCGTTACGGGGTGGTTCCTTTGATGCTGCCGTGGCGGTCTTCACAATGCATCATTGGGGTAATAATGAATTATCAGTGGTTGGTTTACGTGATTCCCTTAAGCCGGATGGAGTATTCATTGTTGCTGAGGTTGATGGGGATAGAATAAGCGCCCATGGTCATTCATGCACCGTTAAATGCATTAACAACACCCTATCACCGTACTTCACGCTTAATATTAAGAAATCCTTCCCACTAGTACTGGCTGTAGCTAAGAGGAGGTAG
- the folE gene encoding GTP cyclohydrolase I FolE: protein MGVNKALIKQAVKQILVAIGEDPEREGLRRTPDRVANMLEELTNGREENVQYTLFEGSSNMVIVAGIRFSTLCEHHLLPMLGVTHVAYIPSDKVIGVSKIPRIVVKYSRMLQLQERLTRQIMNEVSSATGSGDVMVLTEAYHTCMMIRGVRSASPLVSMAYKGKFNDSSLRLEFLEYIRPFRLNKFLT, encoded by the coding sequence ATGGGTGTTAATAAGGCCTTGATTAAGCAGGCAGTTAAGCAGATACTTGTAGCCATTGGTGAGGACCCTGAGAGAGAGGGGTTGAGGAGGACGCCTGATAGGGTTGCCAACATGCTTGAGGAGTTGACTAACGGCCGTGAGGAAAATGTCCAGTACACTCTCTTTGAGGGGTCTAGTAACATGGTTATTGTGGCTGGTATAAGGTTCTCAACACTCTGTGAGCATCACCTACTGCCAATGCTTGGGGTGACTCACGTAGCATACATACCTAGTGATAAGGTTATTGGAGTGAGTAAAATACCTAGAATAGTGGTTAAGTACTCCAGGATGCTTCAACTACAGGAGAGGTTGACTAGGCAGATAATGAATGAGGTTTCCTCAGCCACAGGTTCTGGGGATGTCATGGTTCTCACCGAGGCATACCATACCTGCATGATGATTAGAGGTGTTAGGAGTGCATCACCCCTTGTTTCAATGGCCTATAAGGGTAAGTTCAATGATTCCTCACTTAGACTAGAGTTCCTGGAGTACATTAGGCCATTTAGGCTTAATAAATTCCTCACATGA